tctctctgcttctcctcttcaaatatTTTCTGTTTGGCcattttttccttttcctcctcttcatgcttctttctggCCTCTTCCAATCTATTGGTTTGTACTGCTTGGAACTGTATCTGCGTCTCAATAGCCGTATCGAGATGCTTGATTAATCCAGTGGCTAGTTCCGCGCGAAGTTTCAAGTCATCTGATGGATATGGtggtttcttctctttatcctCGGCCAACTCGTTGAGCGATTTGATGGCCTTGTTAAGTCCTTCTTTGCCAAATTGCAAGTCAGAAACGCGCCTCTTAACAGACGGTTGCTTCCGAAGAAAGTCGGCCATTTGAAACTGAACAAACGTAATGTTGTATTTGTATGCAGATAGCGGATTGATCTCGTAtgctttttcaataagTTCCAACGACTTCTTGAAGCAACCCGAATCCTTCTCGTTGAGTCCTCTATACAACCAAGCACGTGAAAGGAAATTTAGCAACTTGGCATCCTTATCATCGGTAACAAACTTGTCCATTGCTAACTGATAGTTTTCAATAGCTTTAGCGTATTGCTTCGATTCCAAGAGACAATGTCCCAAATTGATATAGACAAACTTACTGTTGAGACAGTCACGGACACGACGGAATATCTCGAGTGCAAATCCcgtctgcttcttttgagCAAATATGATGGCAATACCTTGTGCGGCATACACATCCTTAGGATCCAAGCCGAGTACCTTCTGGTACAACTGGGCAGATCTCACGTAATACTGCTCCTTCTTACGTGCATCTTTAGCCTCTCTTGCTAATGAACAGTAAACATTGGCCAATGAAATAAGAGCGTACATATCATGAGATGTATACTTCACCAAAGTATCACGATGAAGCTCGGACTCAAGATCATGTTCCTTGTCAGTAGACAAGTGATGCCTCTTATCGTAGTTTTTCAAATACCAACCGTAAAAAGACCTGACTTCCATGTTGTCCGGCTCTTCAGACAATAAGTTGTCCAGTTCCTCTTTGATATGCTTATCCTCCGAAACACAAGCCAAAAGAAGCCATCTAATCTTCGCACTTGTGTAATGAGGGCAATCCTCAAGAATTTCCTTATACATGACCATAGAACTTTTGATATCTTCAGGTCTACCGCTGGATTCCCTTGTTCTGGCCACATTGTACCTTAAAGTCACGTCTGAAGCCTTTTTAAGCTCTTCTGTATCGAAGGCAGTAGTCTGAAGTACCTCTAGGGCGGAATCAAACTCTCTGGAGCCATCCTTATCACAAAGAGTAGCCAATACCCCAATATTGTTAAGCAAAGAGTACGATATTTGCTTATCAGTTTTGCCAGCTgcaatttcttgatctttggCCATCCGTAAGTACTCCAAAGCTTTCGAAATATCACGGTCCTCAAATAGTTTAGAAAGAGTGAAGAGAGCGGTCAAACTGATTGGTTCCTGTTTATCAACGGCAAGTTTCACATACTTTTCTAGATACTCAATAGCGTGACGACGGTACCTTGAAGATTTAGCATAGAGCATACCAAGAGCAAGTATAACCTCCAAACTTTGCGGGAGAGAATCCTCGATCTTTTCAAACGTTCTTATGGCATCGTTAAATTGCTTACGAACAACTAAGCATTGCCCATAGCCAGCACGTGCCAAGAAATTACGATCGTTCGCCCTCATTGCCTCCGAGAACAACTTCTGTGCCTTATGAATATCCTTACCATTGACAAACTCACAACGGGCTTTCCAAAATAGGGCATCGCTTTTTAATAGGGAAGGAATATAGCCAGCAGTGGTCAAAATATGATCACAGATGCGCAAAACAGTATCAAATTCACccttgaagaaatagaaagaagccaaaaCTATCAGAATAACACCGTTGGAAGGATCCTCAGTATATGTTGCTCTGGTGAACTCAAGAGCCTGCTCGTAATTACTTTTAAACTCGTCGTCAGTTTTGGAATTGGTGAAGCAGTCATCGAATTTCGACAAGCAGGTCAAAATTTTGGCCTCCGTGTTGTTGTCTCTATGAACCAGAACACTGTTCTTCCATGCTTGAGCAGCTAAATCCTTTCTGTCAAGGAACCAATAGCACATACCAATTCCGATTCTGGCATCAGGTAATAGTAATGGATTCAAAATCAAcactctttgaaagaccTTCAAAGCTGCAAGATAGTTCTGTCtatagaagaagatcttggCCTTGGCTAACAAAGCGTAGCAATTGTGATGGTTTTTCTTGAGCACTGAATCCAAGAGTCTAgactctttttcaaaattcAGATTCTTGCCATTCTGATGCTGTGATGCAAGCATGACGGTTGCCTGAGCTAAAATGCTACTCTCGTTGCCTGGAAGTAATGATAGAGAGGTCTGAATCTCAGTATTGGCAGTTTCAAGAAAACTGGCTGATTCGGAAGAACTACCATCTCCAGCACGTGCCACATATAACCAAGAAAGGAAGTTGTGAAAACTGCTGACGATTAGATTGTCCTCATGGGAAATAAAGGGGCTCTCTAGGGCCTGCTTAACAACATTCAATGCCTCATCATACATATTTCTATTAGCATAAGCCTTCGCCACAAGAAGCCAATATTCCGGCTTGCACTCCTCATTCGTCAATAAGGTGCATAGCTCACTGGAATCCTCCGgaagatcatcttcagcatcaatcaccacttcttcaccttcttccttcaaaggAACTGTTATATTATGAGAAATATACTTCTCCCTTAACACAGGATCGGCAATACTGCTCAAATAATAGTTTGCAGATAGAGACATTTGAAtagaagcaagaagaacGATCTAAAGTGATAGAAGGaatgaagaatgatgagTTGGTTGTTTATTGTGAGCTAAGAAAAATATTCACCGAAGACGGTGAACCTCTTTTACACTCGATCGACGCGTCAATAAGAAAACaggagtgaaaaattgaagagatgaagatttgaagttgAGATTTTCTTGTTACAAGGGATTAGCATACGATCTCCTCTTTGCGTTGGAAGATGACTAGTATTGAAAGACCCAAAGATCTTAGATTGCATGTTGGAGGATTGTCAAATTCTCTAGTGgaggatattgatgatttggagaagagatTTTCCAAATTTGGCAAAATAGTGAAGCAGTTTGAAGTGCACGAGAAAGTGATAACGGGATATCATTATGCGTACATTACTATGAGACTAACAAAATATGAGTTTAAGAAACTTCAGGCTTTATTTAATGGTGTTCAGTATAAAGGAGCAGAGTTAACAGTGGCATTGGCGAATCAAGATTTTCATGAGAGATGGATTAAAGATGCAAAGAGACCGGATAtcaagcaaagaaagagtaaaTTATATGCTATTTTAGCTATGAGACGACAACAGCGTATTAATCATTCAGAGGACAATCCATTCGAAACATATTCCGAAATTATTGGACAAATGAGAAAGACACCAAGGAAGACAGACCTAAAGAAGGCCACCATGCGAGTGATAATTAATGGGAAATTGCGTTTACCTCGTTGCCAGAAGAACAAGTTATGGGGATACGATAAGACCAAAAACGATAAGGATTTAAGTTGGGAGTACGTTGGAGGAAAATGGAGAGATGGTACTGGTCATGTAGTTGAACATCACGTTCTTGATGATAAGTTGAGTGATCCGACTGTGGtgaagatggatgaagatacGGAAGGAAATGACggagaagatgcagaagatgaaaatgaaaaggaACGTAATAAGCAACTTTTAGAGTTGTTGATGGGAAATTACGACTTCCAGAAGCCTGCAGATGTCGAAGTggagaaggatgaagagttcGAATCGGGTGGTTCTGATTATGAGCTTGAAGGAGCAAAGATatctgaagatgaggaagaaagcGGAGAAGATAATAGAGATCATAGTATACAATCCCAGAAGTCATTGGTTGAAGACTATCAAAAGCAGCATCCAGAATAtctaaagaaagaacagattgatgatgatacagaCAGTATGGATGAAGATTTTATACCAGTATCTGGACCAGAAAGGAAGAGCAATTTAGCAGATGGAAAGAATGAGACGGAGAAATTGAGATCGTTACTTAATCCAGTCACTGAACATGGATTCAAGTTCTCATTAATggacgatgaagaagaagaagaggcagatCCAAATGCTACTAAGATTGAACCAGCAGCTGAGACGGTGGTTGAACCAGCAACTGAACCGGTAGTTGAACCAGTAATCAAGTCGGTAATGCAACCAGCAATTAAAGCTAAGAGAGATGTGGGTTTGTTTTTTTCGCATTCCGATTCGCCATTCTTGCTTGCACAAACTCAGCTCAGTAAGTTGAAGACAATCAAAGTAAGTGAAAGTGGATATGAGGATTGGTTCTGGGAGAATAGAGGAAGTCTTAACAGGGAAtttagaagaaagagaagagaagtGACCAAGAGGAATAGGAGGAAAAACAAGTATACTGCCGTTATATGATAATAGATTGTAACTAATGGGTAATAGTATGTAATAAGGAGGTACCTCTGTAACCGTCTGATAGAAAGTCTCGCCCGGTGGTGCCCAGTATCGAAAAGACTTCTTGATATGCTCCTGGAAGTTCGTGCAGCGCACCTTCAATGGCCCCGGAAAACGGCCATCTCAACGTcgggtgaaaaatttttgttAAGAGCGGAATTTGACTGAGTCATGATCAGATCTCAGCTTTAGTTCTCCAGATTACAATCAAAAGGTTCAACCATGAATACGTCTAAACCGGTTGCTTTGGAAAGTACAACCCGTAGAGATACGTTGGTTGATATTGAGAAGAGATATCAGGAAATTTGGGCTGGTGAGAAGCATTTCGAGATCGATGCACCTACCGACAAGGAAGAGCCATATGGAACTTCAGTCGAAAAGCTCCATGAAGATTATCCCAAATGGTACAGCAGTATGGCTTATCCTTATATGAACGGTGTCTTGCATGCTGGTCACGCCTTTACCTACTCCAAGGCAGATTTTGCTACTGGTTTCGAAAGACTTCGTGGTAAGAGGGCCCTATTTCCTCTTGGTTTTCACTGTACTGGTATGCCTATTTTGGCCAGTGCCGACAAATTAAAACGTGAGATTGAGATGTTTGGTGATGATTTCTCCGGTGctccttcaaaagaagaggaagagaaggagatggcCAGAGATGCCAAGCAAAAAGCCACCAATGCTCATCATGAAGATGTTACCAAGTTCACTGCCAAAAAGTCGAAAGTTGCCCAGAAAACTGGCCGTGGTAAGTTTCAATATGAGATCATGGAACAGTTAGGTGTTCCAAGAGATGAAATCAAGTTGTTCGCCGATCCTAAGCATTGGTTGGAGTACTTCCCTCCTCTTGTCAAGACTCACGTGACCAAGTTTGGTGGTAGAGTTGACTGGAGACGGTCTATGATTACCACGGATGCCAATCCTTACTATGACTCTTTCGTTGGATGGCAGATGAGGCGTTTGAAGGAGTTGGGTAAGATTAAGTTCGGCAAAAGATACACCATTTACTCTGTTAAGGACGGTCAACCTTGTATGGATCATGATAGACAGTCTGGTGAAGGTGTTTTACCCCAAGAGTACACTGGTATCAAAATTCGGGTTACTGAGTTTACCAAGGAAGCTCTAGACTTTttccagaaacagaagTTCGATTTGTCCGGTAAAAAGGTCTTCCTTGTGGCTGCTACTTTACGTCCAGAGACTATGTACGGTCAGACCTGCTGTTTTGTGTCTAGAAAGATTAATTACGGTTTGTTTGATGCTGGAAATGGCGAGTACTTTGTCTGCACTAAACGTTCGTTCAAGAATATGAGTTACCAGGACATTACTCCTAAGAGAGGCGAGTACCAGGAGACTTTGTCCATCAACGGAGGTTTACTCGTTGGTTCTAAGATTCATGCTCCTCTTACTTCTATTGACACTCTCAGAGTCTTACCTATGGAGACAATTTTGGAGAGTAAAGGTACCGGTGTTGTCACTTGTGTTCCATCAGACTCTCCAGATGATTTTGTCACCACAAAAGATTTATATAACAAGCCCGAGTACTACGGAATCGACCGTGATTGGGTGGTCAAAGATCCTATTTCAATCGTCAATACTTCTAAGTACGGTGACAAGTGTGCCGAGTACTTAGttaa
This sequence is a window from Brettanomyces nanus chromosome 3, complete sequence. Protein-coding genes within it:
- a CDS encoding uncharacterized protein (BUSCO:EOG093411BZ), which gives rise to MSLSANYYLSSIADPVLREKYISHNITVPLKEEGEEVVIDAEDDLPEDSSELCTLLTNEECKPEYWLLVAKAYANRNMYDEALNVVKQALESPFISHEDNLIVSSFHNFLSWLYVARAGDGSSSESASFLETANTEIQTSLSLLPGNESSILAQATVMLASQHQNGKNLNFEKESRLLDSVLKKNHHNCYALLAKAKIFFYRQNYLAALKVFQRVLILNPLLLPDARIGIGMCYWFLDRKDLAAQAWKNSVLVHRDNNTEAKILTCLSKFDDCFTNSKTDDEFKSNYEQALEFTRATYTEDPSNGVILIVLASFYFFKGEFDTVLRICDHILTTAGYIPSLLKSDALFWKARCEFVNGKDIHKAQKLFSEAMRANDRNFLARAGYGQCLVVRKQFNDAIRTFEKIEDSLPQSLEVILALGMLYAKSSRYRRHAIEYLEKYVKLAVDKQEPISLTALFTLSKLFEDRDISKALEYLRMAKDQEIAAGKTDKQISYSLLNNIGVLATLCDKDGSREFDSALEVLQTTAFDTEELKKASDVTLRYNVARTRESSGRPEDIKSSMVMYKEILEDCPHYTSAKIRWLLLACVSEDKHIKEELDNLLSEEPDNMEVRSFYGWYLKNYDKRHHLSTDKEHDLESELHRDTLVKYTSHDMYALISLANVYCSLAREAKDARKKEQYYVRSAQLYQKVLGLDPKDVYAAQGIAIIFAQKKQTGFALEIFRRVRDCLNSKFVYINLGHCLLESKQYAKAIENYQLAMDKFVTDDKDAKLLNFLSRAWLYRGLNEKDSGCFKKSLELIEKAYEINPLSAYKYNITFVQFQMADFLRKQPSVKRRVSDLQFGKEGLNKAIKSLNELAEDKEKKPPYPSDDLKLRAELATGLIKHLDTAIETQIQFQAVQTNRLEEARKKHEEEEKEKMAKQKIFEEEKQREEEKLVAERLELDKQQQEWNKIRLDEAKDRKDEIDADEDGDAGKKTTKRRGRKSKGKAKGKEKEKEKEKEDFIVSDSDSEEKLDLYDDEGDDKDDGDDKDEGDDKDDGDDKDDGDLFGDENDKKRKSDDSSSDNKQKTKKRHVLKKRKKLSKETIEDSSDELKNESYDESEEKKIDRKKNTIVDDEDEE